The following is a genomic window from Manihot esculenta cultivar AM560-2 chromosome 9, M.esculenta_v8, whole genome shotgun sequence.
aaacaaaaataataagaaacttCAAAATATGctaattaaacataaaattgtaaataaaaatatatgaaatgatTCTTAATTCCTATAAAAGTATGTTTAAACAtgctaaatataattataagtaCAACACgcagtaatttaattaaattaagaagtatttatttataatttatgtgattaaattgcTTCTTTAATCATTGAACAAAAACCTAGAGTGTTTTCGGTATTATTACAGGATTAAAAAGTGGACGCAGAGAGTTCTTTTATTGGTTCATCCTATAAAAAGAGTCTATTTCAAGCACATCAGTAGAAATGCTAAGCGACTTTATCTTGGAATGAAAATCTCATTAATGGCAAGTCAATGAAAATCTTTGCACCAAACCTTGTTTATCTGAGGTGGGATGGATATCAATCTAAAGCAGGATCCTTCATTTGATATGCAAGAGCAAAGCTCTACTTTTAACGCAGGATCGTTTATTCATCTCCCTTTCCATCTGTGATCAATAGAGAGCTACATGATTAGAGGATGGCTTCTACTGCTGATTTAGTGTTCTATCGATCGTTTGCCTCAGGATTTCCAATGCTATATATAGAAAATTAACTCAGTAGACTGGAGATATATAAGATGCTAGGAAAATTTGCTGCATTATCAAGGATACATAAGAAAATTTTCTCGGAAATCAAGCTAAATTGAGGAGCTATGGAAGGAAGTACAAGGAGCATCGGTAATTCGGAAATACAGAACCTAAGATCACCGTACTATTGTAGCATCCATTCTTTTCACCGCATAAGAAGAAAATTAAAGATTGCAGGAACATGAAATGACTAGAAAATTACTGTGATGGCCTCGgacaaaaatggaaaaaaaaaaaaagaaaagaagtgcTTATGATGACAATGCTTTGAGTTGATTGCTGGAAAGATTAGGTGGAGTGATGGCTCGTAGTGGGAGAGCTTATGAAGCGAGAGCGGGTTGTATGGAAAGATCTGTCAAGGGTGTCACCTCCGGGACCATCTAAAGTATTGCTTTTTGCAAAGGAGAATTTTAGCAGCAAGGATGTCAGTGATTCCGCAATTTCAGACATTGGTGGACGGAATAACTTCTCAGGCTGTTCAGGAAAGCAATTAAGATTGACTAAAATACAAagatttcaaaaatttttaaacctttatttatctaatattacacaatatatatatttaaatgtatACCTGAATACAGAGAGAGATGACATCTGCAAATCGGGAGGCAGCCTTGGGAGTGAGTGTTCTTCTGATATCTGGATCAACCATTTGTGTCAAATGTGCAGCATCATGAAGCCGAGATGAGGCCCATTTCACCAATGATTGCTCTTCTATTGGCCTTGACCTGTTTTAGAAGACTTGAACTATTCATAATCAAGGAAATAATTCTAATATACAAGCCATTAGAATGGgttaaaagaaatgaaaagaaTCACAAGACTCGAGTCATGCCTATCAAAAGGTTTCCTCCCTGTCAAAAGCTCCAAAAGCAAGACCCCAAAGGCATAGATGTCACTTTTCGTGCCATCTTTTCCTGGTTCCCCATGCTCAGGTGCAATATAGCCAGTGTCACCAACAGCAAATTCGGCAGCCTATTTACAATATGTCAACAacaatagataaataaattgaCATCTCCTATCTCTTACTATTTGACAAAATTCATTGGAGATGCACTTAGTCCTGGTTGAATGAGAAGTTAGCAGCATACGCATGAAAGACCCATATAAATAAACTCAAAGCTTATGAAATTCATATACCAACCCTCCTAATGTGCTATTTATAGAATTATCTAAAGTGGGCATCTCCTCATAAGATTTATACAGCAACTCTTTTTCCTACTGTTAGTCACTTGTAGCAGTAGTTGGCTAAATTGTCATCCAAGGAAAAGGTCAAGAAGATTAACCAAATGCTTACCTTAATTTTAACACTATTGCTTGCCAGCGGCCTCAAAATTGCAATTCCACAGTCACAAAGACGAGGTTTAAGTTCTTCATCAAGCAAGACATTGGCAGCCTTTATGTTGCCGTGAGCAATAGGAGGAGAGAAAGTAGAATGCAAGTAGCTGAATCATAATTTTGAACggggaaaataattaaaagaaaaaacaggCGACCTACTTAATCTTCATTGGCAATGAGGCATGCACTAAGCTTTATTTCTCTACTAGTTTTGTAGGATTCTGGAGTGATAATGGCATAattccaattaaaaaaaaattagtgctGTCTTTGGCACTTGCAAATCTACTACATTCAAGAGTTAttttatgttatattatgtgAACGATTCACCTCATAGGGTGCATGGTACTATAGATCCATTCCTACAGTCATGCGAGTTAGACTAGAAGATATGAAcatgttaaagaaaataatcatTTAGAATACTTACTGCAGAGCCCGAGCAATTCCTAGTGCAATAGCAACACGAATGGTCCATGGCAGTGGTTTGTACGCTCCACCATGAAGAACATCAtggagatttaatttttttatatactcATACACAAGAAGATGATATCCATTTTCTACACAGTAACCAAGAAGTGTTACAATGTGTGGGTGCCTCAGTCGCGATGCAGTCCAAATCACCTCTAAGAATTGTTCTTCTTCTTGGAAAGATAGCGATACCACACTGATGTTTTTGACCACCACTATCTGGGAAAGGAACACAGTGGGGGTGGTCAGAGACTTCTCACAACTTaaattcaatttcaaaagtAGCTGCAATTTACAAGCAATCAGTAAGTTCAAATGATTACATGCCCATCAGGGAACTTGGCTTTGTAAACAGAACCAAGAGATCCCTCCCCTAGTAAATTATCTTCACTGAAATTGTTTGTCGCAGAAAGAAGCTCTGCCACAGTGTAAATTTTAGCACTTGCTGGAGCTTTGAATTTCTTAGCTAAGCTTCTTCTTCTGGAAATTTTCTCAGTTTTTGTACGGGAAGCCGGATTTATATGGCTTGGGCCAACTGTAGGTGGAGATTTTACTGGCAAGAGTTGTGGGCTTGCTTCACATGCAGTTGGAGAAGTGTCTATAAACATAAAAAGAGAATAAATGGGGAAAATAATAGTCACACGAACATTTGATGGGCTCTAGAGTCAGCCTTACTCAATAAGCACCTTTCTTAGTATTAGTAAGGTTGCAGAAGAAGCTACATGCTGCATGAATAGCGGACTGGAAACAAATGCATTTTATGATAAATAGGGAATTCAAACATGGTCTAGAATATTAATCCTAGGTTCCAAATAGTCAAAAAGACATACAACAGAAAAGAAACTCCAAGGTAACAATAACATAGGGTAGATGCTAAATAGGCTCAGAAGGTGAATCACGAAGCACTGACATCAGGAATCATTacaatgaaatatatatatgaaaacttttttATCACCACCACACAGAAAAAACACTAAAGTTCCATTTTCAGTTAAAACTAATCGGCAAACACTTGCAAGAAAGAGTTTACAGTTATGTCTCACATCAATAATACTCGTAGCTAACAGTTCTAGTGCAGGttcagaagactacctctggTGACGGGAAAAATATGGGATCGCCTAAGACGGATTGCAACATAAATTGCTGCACAGGTCACTACGAGAGTTGCTGCACCCACAGTACAAGCTATTCCTCCAGGACCTAACCCTTTCTTCTTGTGCTCAGCTGCCTCAGGATTGAAATAGTTCTCAATGACACTTGATTCTGTTGTTGGGGGTCCATTAAAATTTTGCTCTATGGACACATTTTCCAGAGGAAAATTCCAGAGTGGGTAGTTGACTCCCATATGGAACTTATTCCCATCAATCCTAGCAAGAGGTAAAACCAGAATGGACCAAAGAATTGGTAGTCAGGGCAGGCAATCTTACCTAACAACAGTTAGAACCTGTTGGTTACTTACCACAGATTTGGTATTGATTGAAATTGAGTTGGAATAACACCACTAAAGTGATTAGATTGGATGTTTCTGACAACagaaagagaaaggatcaaaaggTCATATTAGCTTAAATTGCAATATGCTAACAAAAGCATGGAGGAACCTACAGCTCGGTTAGGTGAAGATCAGCCAGGTAGATAACTGATCCAGTGAATTGGTTGTTCTGCAAGAACCTGCTTAGCCGAAGCAAAAATATGAATCACGTGACATGTGAAAGGAGATACACATACCAAGGTCAGTTTAGGGGGTAGTTGCATTGAACTCACAATCTAGTAAGATTTGTCAGAGATCctatagaagtaggtaaatctccAGAGAAGTAATTGTATGAAAGATCCCTGCAACAGCATATTGAGTATTGGTGAGGAAACAAAGTAACCATCACTTCCAAAATTTCCACAAAGAAAGTGTTGGAACAGGTAACAACTTCAGAAAAAAGGAGGCAATGAAAAGGagtcaaaatttaaaatgcatgacattctaaatatttaatataccaTCGCAACACACATGATGTTTGATAACCATTCAGATAACTGTTGAATTGTTGACGAGAGACGACAACAAGGATGTTTATACGTATTGTGAGCCATTCactttcaaaatatttatttgtgtttgtgatctaattaataaaagagatgCTAATGGATAACCATACTATTAAAGGAAGTTTAGAATAATGCGTTGGTTTCATGTAACACAATACCATATTATTTTGAAGGGATGACTCTTTAAATTCCAGGGCATTTAACCTATTATTTCTTAGACCgtttttcttaattataaatgCCAAACCAGAAAAGGTGCAGAAACATACATCTCTTTTAGACTCTTCAAGCCACTGAACACGTTACCAATAGTTCCATATAATGAGTTGTTGCTTAGGTTCCTGGAGAAGAAAAATATTCATGATTGAACATTCTTTAGCAAGAAACCATAAAAATAGGTACTGTAGAGCAACTTACAAATGTCGGAGTTCCTGGAGACTTGATAAAGAATTGGGTAAATTTTGACTCAACATGTTGCATGCTAAATTGCTGCATTAACAAAAATGAACACAGATGAATACCCATTTAACTAGATGGAAAGGTACTAACTCAGAATTACATATATACTACCAGAATACAGAGAAGAAGCCACTTACATGCGAGTGGCATTAGGGGGTAGTTCATATGGAATTTCACCCATAATGTTATTGGAGCTAACATCCCTAAGATAAGAAGCCAGATTAAATAATAGAACAGCAAGCAGAGGTTGGTAGCAAAATCTAGACAGAAATATCACTTACAGATGCTTCAAGTTAGGAAGATTGTGAAGCTGGGTTCCGAGGTACCCACTCAGGTTTAGTCCTTGAAGCTTACTGCAGAACATGAAAGAATATATTAAGTGTATTTGTAGTCTAAAAAGTGTAAGTTGCTGACTGACATAAGGCTACGTGCACTACAGGTAGATTACGGACGACCCGAAACAAGACACTCCAGTCCATGACTCCTGACATGGATCCCCTTCACCCAGTTTCCATCCCTTCAGATGTGGGGGCTTATTCAGAGCTATATACAGACTTTGAAGCGCCGTGACTGCAAGAGTTTGAAGGGCAATATCATTATTATATGTAAAAACTAGGAAATTACAGTTTATGTAGTTGTACTGCATTATTCACAAGCTATATTCTAAACATTATATGAATATTTGTTGAAATTTGATTTCACTAACTTACAGCTCTTTCCGTCAAAAACATTTACAATTTGCTTTTAGTTCCCATTAAAAATACCTTATTATTCTTAAGTCAAATTACCATTTAGTCCATTGATAGTCCCTATAATTTtagaaaaccataaaattagtcCCTATAATTTTAGAAAACCAACAAATTAGTCCCTATAATTTTAGAAAACCAACAAATTAGTCCCTATGCAACAGGATTACTTTATCCCTAGGGGGTGGCCTTCTTTCTGCGTGGTTgctgagaaaaaataaaaaaagaaaactagATTGTTAACCTTTTCACCAAAAACGCGCAAATCCTTCTGAGAGGTTAAGCAAGCAAACCCCGAATATCACAAGAAAAACATGAACAGAAGAAATATGTCACAGATTTTACCATCATTCGTATCCGTCAATGCCAAAGCGCCGGAATCCAGAATCGCCAAGAAGATTATTACAGTTAAAAACCACTGTAGTTTCTCTTCGACCATTATTATCTCGAGAACGAAACTTGACCTCAGATCCTATTTTCTAAACAAAAGAACAAAACATTGCAAGTCCTTTAAGACTAGTTTTGAATAACAAGATACTGCATATTAGAAGAAGTATCTTGAAATGTCCCTGTTCGGTTGCCGAGAAAATGAAGCAAGGGGgaaaaacaaacaaaagaaaaataaagaaaatggaaagCGTCACAGTTTTGTGCTAGTACGAAGTACGAAGACAAAGTTCGGCCGAGTTTCAAAAACCAAAATGCCCTTTCGCTTTCCCAGTGTATTCTCAGAAACCAAACGGAGAAGTGaaaaggaaaatggaagaaaagtaGGGTTTTTGAAGTACCTTTGAAGAAGCTATTCTCTTTTTTTCCTGGACTTGATTtgcataagaagaagaagattcgGAACTTTTTGTTCCTTTTTTCTGGTTACACTACGGACTGCAGGGAGGGAAAAGACTGATCTTGACGGCGATCACGTGATTTAATATGTATAACCGCATCAGTTAGCTTCCACGTCAGCAGAAAAACGTTATGGTCGTTGACGGCACGTGCCAGATCGATAGCTCTTTCAAGGACTGGGCTTGGGCTAGTGAACCATCCTTGGCCCAGTAATGGCCCATATACGAATTCCTCGTGGTTTCTTCCGCTTATTCCATCTCCCAGCGAGGTCTCAGTAATGGCTGAATCAGCGAGGAACCCGACAGGAAATGATTGGAAACAAGAACAAAatgatgacgatgatgatgatgatgatgatgatgatgatgatgatgatgaagaaggtTAGATGGAGACCTCTCTCAATTCCTTCCTCCTGTAGCCTACAACTTTTCTGCACTCTCTGCGAAAATGGTCAGCGTGTGATTCTGTAACAATCCTCGAGAACATTTAATTACTCTATTTGTGATTAAGGTGAATAAATCTACGTTTATATGTTTTTTAGCAACTTAGTCCCAGAGTGATCATCATCATTCGAGCAGGTTTCAAGTAACAAGACCTCAAATGCTGAATTATGCAAGAAGTCAACCAAAACCCTGAGCTGGCAAGAACAGCGGAGATTCGAAAGAGAGAAGAGCCAACAAGAAGAGGATGGGCGAACCTTAACAAAAAAATAGGGGCTCCAGTTCCACAATCTAACATTGGGTTTAAGCTGTTAAAGCAAATGGGTTATACCCCTTGTAAGAGGAATCAGTAAGAGCCAAGCCAGTGGGAATTGAGATTTGGCAGGCATGAGTTGGGATCTGAAGGGAGGATCCACATaaggagaaaaggaagagaagGAAGGAAGAGGTTTTGATGGCACAGTTTAGACCTAGGCAAAAAGCAAAAAAGCAGAGTTGTGGTAAATTTCAGAAAAGCAAAAGCAGCTTTTGACCAATTGGAGGACACAGATATTGTAGAGACCAAAAAAAGGAGGAAGAAGGCGATTGTCAATTGCACCAGTGTCCTACATTCAGATCAATAAGGTAAAAGAAGTGCAGAATGAGGTCCATAAATGCACGTTAAAGACGACATGGAGATTACATGTGAAATCTATAGTAATGTTCTATTGTTCTTGTTGACCTGATATCCATGATGGTGACTGGTGGCAAATGAAGAGAACCTCCAGCATAAGTAGCCCAGTTGAAAACCATTTTGGATGcttctattttttcttcaaaCTTGATTTTTAGATATAGTTGCTATGAGAATTCTTGAAGTAGCATGACACAAATAACTGCTCTGAAAACCCTTTTTTTGTAATCATAAGATTAGAAACCAAGAGACCTAAGTAAACTTGCTAGTTTTCAACCTCACTTCCAGTACCATTGATGTTTGTGCTTTTAGGCCCAGCTCTGATTCAGCTTTCGGAAATTGACATGCATTGAAGGCAGTCTTTAATGGTTTATGTCTTACTCCCGGAAAAAAAGTTATTCTGTGGGTTCTTTTACAGTTTACTAGTGATTCTCCAGTTTGAACCAACCCATGGGTTGGCGTTTttgtttaatattattttcatattatcTTGATTGTGTGGAAAAGCTTTTACTTCGTGAATACCCTAATGTACTATGAACTTGTAGATGCAGGATTTGCAAGAAATGTTGATGAAACTGAGAGATGAATATAGATTTTGCCTGCTTTATGGATTTCAGGCAAATCAATATCTTACTTCCAACTGAATGTGAAGCATTAGACTCGTACATGACACAAATGCATACATCTTTAATTGCAAATTTTCAAAGAACAGGATTGCTGTTTGCTTCAGTATGAAACAATGGAAGTGCTTCTATTCCAACTGCCTTGGAACAGATGAAGATGACTGCTAGGCTTACGTGTCCAAGGGGCCTCCCAGATGCAATTTTATGACAAATTTGTAAGTTAGGTAGATGAACTTGGTCCATTTTCTGTATTTTACTGGGTGGAATTTTCTTCTTTGTTGCTTTGTGTAGAGGATGTCAAGACAAATTCAGGAAGGTGACGAGTCATTTTCATATATTAGACCACATGTTGCTGTTGGGAGTTACATCCATGCTAAATCATGCATATTGTTCTTATAGGCTCTCCATGCCACAGATGGGTAGCTCAATCACAGTTGAGAAATTTTCATGTTGGTTCAAAAATGTATTcttctttaaatattatatgtagTTGGAATAATAACTAACATATATCTTAAGTAAGGTATGCGAAACAAATATCCATAgaaacttaaatttaaatttaattctagGAAATAAAGAGAGAACCATCATTTTGCAGTCCCTGACTCAGGATTCCACCTGAATAGTTTTTATAAAGTAAATTAGGCCATCTGCATATGATGTTTCATATAACAATTTAGTTCTTACATGCAATTTTATGGGCCTAAAAGCTGGAAACAGAGTGGAAGAGGccaaaattatttctttttcttcttttttaagcaAGAAATTGTTGAAATTGGTTTATACTTCACATTGTTACTTATGAAAGTTGTTGTGCATAGCAAGGACAGCAATTTCTGCTTTGGTTTCAGCTAGCTGATTTTCTGCAGTTTGTATTTGTTGATCAAGAAGAGAGATTATTCCAACACAGCCATACACAGGATCTTGAATTCTGCATCGTGCTTCATAGCATAAGCAATCTGCTGCTGGAGCTCGAAGATGATCCGGCAGTTGCTTGATGAACCAACAAATTAAGCTTTGTGAGCAACCATGATAAATAACATTCGTGTATCCGTATATGGGGAAATTCTATCCTGCTCTTGGATATATAATTACGATATATTGATGACTTGTGTTTATAAACTttgggatatatatatatatatatattcgttTGAGATGAAGACAAACATGCCAATGAGATTAAGATTACCTGGAGCATCTTTCCGACATTGCTGGCACCATAGATTTTGTGGACGCATGAAAATCTTTCAGGATCATTTGAAGGGAAATATGGAGAGAAAATGCAATCTAAAGGGCATCTTCTCCTCAAATACTTGCAAGCAGCACAACGTCCATAAATCATTCTCAAGAATCTAAATAATAATCTAATTCGAAATCTCAACAACAAAGATATTTATCCTCTGAACTAGATTTTCTGTATCTTTATCTTTAACCAATAGGTCCGTATATTGTATTGATATATAGGAGAAAGCATTTGTATTGAAGCAAATTAGCTTTGATTTTCCAACGGCTAGTTTTCTCAGAATGGAATGAGAATGCAAATGGAGATAATTGAGGATGCTGGAAAGGAATGAATTGGTAGTTTTACACGGAAAATGTTTgtcttaaattcttatatcagcAATTTTTGCCGACCTGATGAACTTATTTTGTCATTTTAACcccaaaaaaaaagagaaaaaaacatAGCAACGGACAAATCTAAGATATGAACAACATTTGAAACTAGCAAAATACCAATATCCATTGCTTAGAAACACATATCATACTTGAGGGATACAGACTCCTACAAGGAAAGTCCTAAATCCCATCACCCATTGTTTCCAGGAAAAATTCAAGCATAATTTCCAGACCTCGGTGATATACCCCGTGTCCTCAAGCAACACCTAAACATCAGAAAAGTTTAGCTAGAGAACTACAAAATGATGATAGATAGAGCAAAGTTAACACCTTGCTTAGTTAGTTCAGTATTATCTTACTACTTCAGCGAATAAAGGCCACAAGCCAAACCAGCAGTTATGGGTTTGCCCCAACAAAAACATAAGATCACCTTCCTGAAATGCATAGTTCCGGTCTATTAGGACGACTTCCATACTAGACGGTTAAAAGGATCGCTTAAAGCGACCAGTGCATATGCTGGGTAGAAGAGTTGTATGCCCTGGTGTGATCAAGTTCCATGTACTGCCTTGTGTTCTGTTGAGATAACTCCAGATCACCAGAGAACTGACTGTCCAGAGGCTGTGAAATTTGACCCAAACCCAGATCAGGGCACAAGTCGTGTGAACTGCTGCTAGCTTCACTGGCTTTGAAACCCCAAGAAGGGTTTGGATATTGATTGACAGCTGCACCATGAGGAGCTGTTGATTGAGCCATGGGTACCCCTTGGGGATTAACCAGGTCCTTCATCCCAAGCCCTGAAGCTTGGTTTCTAG
Proteins encoded in this region:
- the LOC110623811 gene encoding protein STRUBBELIG-RECEPTOR FAMILY 2 isoform X2 codes for the protein MVEEKLQWFLTVIIFLAILDSGALALTDTNDVTALQSLYIALNKPPHLKGWKLGEGDPCQESWTGVSCFGSSVIYLKLQGLNLSGYLGTQLHNLPNLKHLDVSSNNIMGEIPYELPPNATRINLACNMLSQNLPNSLSSLQELRHLNLSNNSLYGTIGNVFSGLKSLKEMDLSYNYFSGDLPTSIGSLTNLTRLFLQNNQFTGSVIYLADLHLTELNIQSNHFSGVIPTQFQSIPNLWIDGNKFHMGVNYPLWNFPLENVSIEQNFNGPPTTESSVIENYFNPEAAEHKKKGLGPGGIACTVGAATLVVTCAAIYVAIRLRRSHIFPVTRDTSPTACEASPQLLPVKSPPTVGPSHINPASRTKTEKISRRRSLAKKFKAPASAKIYTVAELLSATNNFSEDNLLGEGSLGSVYKAKFPDGHIVVVKNISVVSLSFQEEEQFLEVIWTASRLRHPHIVTLLGYCVENGYHLLVYEYIKKLNLHDVLHGGAYKPLPWTIRVAIALGIARALHYLHSTFSPPIAHGNIKAANVLLDEELKPRLCDCGIAILRPLASNSVKIKAAEFAVGDTGYIAPEHGEPGKDGTKSDIYAFGVLLLELLTGRKPFDRSRPIEEQSLVKWASSRLHDAAHLTQMVDPDIRRTLTPKAASRFADVISLCIQMEREMNKRSCVKSRALLLHIK
- the LOC110623811 gene encoding protein STRUBBELIG-RECEPTOR FAMILY 2 isoform X1; this translates as MVEEKLQWFLTVIIFLAILDSGALALTDTNDVTALQSLYIALNKPPHLKGWKLGEGDPCQESWTGVSCFGSSVIYLKLQGLNLSGYLGTQLHNLPNLKHLDVSSNNIMGEIPYELPPNATRINLACNMLSQNLPNSLSSLQELRHLNLSNNSLYGTIGNVFSGLKSLKEMDLSYNYFSGDLPTSIGSLTNLTRLFLQNNQFTGSVIYLADLHLTELNIQSNHFSGVIPTQFQSIPNLWIDGNKFHMGVNYPLWNFPLENVSIEQNFNGPPTTESSVIENYFNPEAAEHKKKGLGPGGIACTVGAATLVVTCAAIYVAIRLRRSHIFPVTRDTSPTACEASPQLLPVKSPPTVGPSHINPASRTKTEKISRRRSLAKKFKAPASAKIYTVAELLSATNNFSEDNLLGEGSLGSVYKAKFPDGHIVVVKNISVVSLSFQEEEQFLEVIWTASRLRHPHIVTLLGYCVENGYHLLVYEYIKKLNLHDVLHGGAYKPLPWTIRVAIALGIARALHYLHSTFSPPIAHGNIKAANVLLDEELKPRLCDCGIAILRPLASNSVKIKAAEFAVGDTGYIAPEHGEPGKDGTKSDIYAFGVLLLELLTGRKPFDRSRPIEEQSLVKWASSRLHDAAHLTQMVDPDIRRTLTPKAASRFADVISLCIQPEKLFRPPMSEIAESLTSLLLKFSFAKSNTLDGPGGDTLDRSFHTTRSRFISSPTTSHHST
- the LOC110623812 gene encoding LOB domain-containing protein 24, which gives rise to MIYGRCAACKYLRRRCPLDCIFSPYFPSNDPERFSCVHKIYGASNVGKMLQQLPDHLRAPAADCLCYEARCRIQDPVYGCVGIISLLDQQIQTAENQLAETKAEIAVLAMHNNFHK